A single window of Streptomyces aquilus DNA harbors:
- a CDS encoding TetR/AcrR family transcriptional regulator has product MTSVEEPARPGGRIRDAARTKAEILDVATREFARVGFAGARVDDIAALTSTTKRMIYYYFGGKEQLFTAVLERAYGVIREAEQGLDVEHLDPVAAIRRLAELTFDHHEAHPDFIRLVSIENIHEAEHIAASEKLGRIGSPALDVIRRILKSGQDSGLFTADVDAVDLHAMISSFCFFRVANRHTFGALFGRDLVDPAQREHYRNMLGDMVIAYLTADRIAD; this is encoded by the coding sequence ATGACCAGCGTCGAAGAACCGGCACGACCAGGCGGGCGCATCCGTGACGCCGCCCGCACCAAGGCCGAGATCCTCGACGTGGCCACGCGCGAGTTCGCCCGGGTCGGCTTCGCCGGGGCCCGCGTCGACGACATCGCGGCCCTCACCAGCACCACCAAGCGGATGATCTACTACTACTTCGGCGGCAAGGAGCAGCTCTTCACGGCCGTCCTGGAGCGGGCGTACGGCGTGATCCGCGAGGCCGAGCAGGGGCTGGACGTCGAGCACCTCGACCCGGTCGCGGCCATCCGGCGGCTGGCGGAGCTGACCTTCGACCACCACGAGGCGCACCCCGACTTCATCCGGCTGGTCAGCATCGAGAACATCCATGAGGCCGAGCACATCGCCGCCTCCGAGAAGCTCGGCAGGATCGGCTCGCCGGCCCTGGACGTGATCCGCCGCATCCTGAAGTCCGGCCAGGACTCCGGGCTGTTCACGGCCGACGTGGACGCCGTCGACCTGCACGCGATGATCAGCTCCTTCTGCTTCTTCCGGGTCGCCAACCGGCACACCTTCGGCGCCCTCTTCGGCCGCGACCTGGTCGACCCGGCGCAGCGGGAGCACTACCGGAACATGCTGGGCGACATGGTGATCGCGTACCTGACGGCGGACCGCATCGCGGACTGA
- a CDS encoding shikimate dehydrogenase, protein MAKDSFLVGLIGAGIGPSLSPALHEREADRQGLRYLYRLIDIDVLGVPPEAVGDLVRSARDLGFDGLNITHPCKQLVIEHLDGLSAQAEALGAVNTVVFEGGRAVGHNTDVTGFAASFARGLPDVPLERVVQLGAGGAGAAVAHATLTLGAERVTVVDALADRAAALAASLDRHFGAGRAAHATPDRLPQLLADADGIVHATPTGMAAHPGLPFPAELLHPGLWVAEVVYRPLETELLGTARAIGCATLDGGGMAAFQAADAFRLFTGREPDAARMLADIGELAGAVSAPK, encoded by the coding sequence GTGGCCAAGGACTCGTTTCTCGTCGGACTGATCGGCGCGGGCATCGGCCCGTCCCTCAGCCCCGCCCTGCACGAGCGGGAGGCCGACCGGCAAGGGCTGCGCTACCTGTACCGGCTCATCGACATCGACGTCCTCGGCGTCCCGCCGGAGGCGGTCGGCGACCTGGTGCGCTCCGCCCGCGACCTCGGCTTCGACGGGCTCAACATCACCCATCCGTGCAAGCAACTGGTCATCGAGCACCTCGACGGGCTGTCCGCGCAGGCCGAGGCGCTCGGCGCGGTCAACACGGTCGTCTTCGAGGGCGGCCGGGCCGTCGGCCACAACACCGACGTCACCGGCTTCGCCGCCTCCTTCGCCCGCGGTCTGCCGGACGTACCGCTGGAGCGGGTCGTGCAGCTCGGCGCGGGCGGGGCCGGTGCGGCCGTCGCGCACGCCACGCTCACCCTCGGCGCCGAGCGGGTCACCGTGGTCGACGCGCTGGCCGACCGGGCGGCCGCCCTCGCCGCCTCCCTCGACCGCCACTTCGGCGCGGGCCGGGCCGCCCACGCGACCCCCGACCGGCTGCCGCAGCTCCTCGCGGACGCCGACGGCATCGTCCACGCCACCCCCACCGGCATGGCCGCCCACCCCGGCCTGCCCTTCCCCGCCGAGCTCCTGCACCCCGGGCTGTGGGTCGCCGAAGTCGTCTACCGCCCGCTGGAGACGGAACTGCTCGGCACGGCCCGCGCGATCGGCTGCGCCACCCTCGACGGCGGCGGGATGGCCGCCTTCCAGGCCGCGGACGCGTTCCGTCTCTTCACCGGCCGGGAACCCGACGCGGCCCGCATGCTCGCGGACATCGGGGAACTGGCGGGCGCCGTCAGCGCACCGAAGTAG